The sequence CTGGTCCAACGCGTCAGCGGCCACGGCATAGTTGACGAGCCCGACCCGTGCCGCCTCGGCGCCGGTGATCCGGCGGCCGGAGAGCATGAGGTCGGAGGCGTCGGCCCGAGTGAGTTTGGGCAGGCAGACCAGGGAGATGATCGCGGGGACGACACCGATTCGCACCTCGGTGAACCCCAGCAGGGCCCGCTCGTCGATCACGGAGATGTCGCACGCCGCAGCAAGACCCACGCCGCCGGCCACGCAGTGCCCCGCGATGCGTCCGACCACCGGCTTCGGTGCGTCCAGGATGGTGTTCAGGACCGGGACCACATCGCTCTTTGAGCGGTCGGCGTCTGCGCTCAGATCGGCACCGGCGCAGAAAGTATTGCCGTCGTTGGTGATAACGATCGCGCGTACGTCGGTGTCGGTGATCGCCTGCTCGAGGCCGTCTCCCAGCCCCTGTACCAGCGTCGGGCTCAGGGCGTTCTTGTTGGCGGACTCATCCATCGTCAGCCTGGCGACACCGCCCGCTGCCTCGTACCGAACCCCAGCCACCGGTCTCCTTTTGATCTCGAGCGTTCGGATGAAAACTCGAAGTCGGATGTTTTGATCAAGCGTCAATTGTCTGACTCTAGTACAGTTAGGAGCTCAGGCAAGTGGAGGTGGTTCGGAGGTAATGTGCGGACAAACGATGTGCAAGCGCCGGCGTTCGCCGCGACGGTCGTAAAGCGTCCTCGGCACCAGGTCGAAGAGCAGATTCGGCACGCGATCAGGTCGGGTGCGCTGGTCACGGGCCAGAAGCTGCCCACCGAGATCGAGCTGGCGGCCAACTTCGGCGTCTCCAGGACCACGATCCGTGAAGCGTTGCGAACGCTGGTGGCCGACGGCTTGCTGGAGAAGATGCCGGGAGCCGGCGGGGGATCGTTCGTGCGAAACCTCGACCACCACGCTTTCGGCGCGGATCTCGGCGAGGACATCGAGAACCTGCTGCGGGTGGGATCGGTCGAATACCGCGAGGTGGCGGAGGTCCGTCGCATGCTCGAGGTGCCCGCCGCCAGGTTGGCCACCCGCAATCGCTCGCAGGCCGACCTGGATGCGCTCAACGAGGTGCTCGAAGACGAGAAGGCGCTTTCGTTCGACGACCCCACCGTTCCCGAACTCGATGTTCGTTTTCACTCCACCATCAGCAAGGCATCCGGTAACCGGGTCGTCGCCGCCTTCGTGGCCGCCCTGCACCAGGTGACCGAGCCCGTTCATCACCTCAAACTCAGCGCCGAGGTCGG comes from Mycolicibacterium pulveris and encodes:
- a CDS encoding enoyl-CoA hydratase-related protein, which produces MAGVRYEAAGGVARLTMDESANKNALSPTLVQGLGDGLEQAITDTDVRAIVITNDGNTFCAGADLSADADRSKSDVVPVLNTILDAPKPVVGRIAGHCVAGGVGLAAACDISVIDERALLGFTEVRIGVVPAIISLVCLPKLTRADASDLMLSGRRITGAEAARVGLVNYAVAADALDQKVDALLCELLAGGPVAIRETKRLIRQMSSMASTEAFAEMTRLSMARFASDEASEGMAAFRDKRPAAWIPSAVERAERMGA
- a CDS encoding FadR/GntR family transcriptional regulator, translating into MRTNDVQAPAFAATVVKRPRHQVEEQIRHAIRSGALVTGQKLPTEIELAANFGVSRTTIREALRTLVADGLLEKMPGAGGGSFVRNLDHHAFGADLGEDIENLLRVGSVEYREVAEVRRMLEVPAARLATRNRSQADLDALNEVLEDEKALSFDDPTVPELDVRFHSTISKASGNRVVAAFVAALHQVTEPVHHLKLSAEVGKRTFRQHVAIVRAIEKGDADAAERAMSEHLSYLEQHSTNEG